Sequence from the Marinihelvus fidelis genome:
CTGACGGCCAGTGCATCCTGCGCCTCGATGCCGATGATGTCCTCGATCTCGGTCTTGACCCGGTCCGGCTCGGCCGACGGCAGGTCGATCTTGTTCAGCACCGGGATGACCTCCAGGCCGAGTTCGACAGCCGTGTAGCAATTGGCGACACTCTGCGCCTCCACGCCCTGGGCCGCGTCCACCACCAGCAGTGCGCCCTCACAGGCGGCCAGCGACCGGGACACCTCGTAGGAAAAGTCCACGTGCCCCGGCGTGTCGATGAAATTCAGCTGGTAGGTCTGGCCGTCCGCCGCGGCGTAGTCCAACGTCACGCTCTGGGCCTTGATGGTAATGCCGCGTTCGCGCTCGATGTCCATGGAGTCGAGCACCTGGTCCAGCATTTCACGCTCGGTCAGGCCACCGCAGATCTGGATGAAACGGTCGGCCAGCGTGGATTTCCCATGGTCGACATGGGCGATGATGGAAAAATTGCGGATGTATTTCTGGTCCATGGTGACGCATCAGGCGGCGAAATTCGGCCGGGAACTAGGGTTGGCTGTGGCGCCGGGGCGCCGTTACAAAAAGGCCACCCGCCAGGCGGGCGGGTGGCCTTACTGTTCATCCGGTCATTATAACCGATGGCGACTCAATCCATGTCACCCTCGTCCGGGGTGTAGGCCAGGAACGAGGTATTGCCATTGCGCCAGACACGCAGGGCCACCGCCCGCCCTTCGGGCAGGTCTTCGACGATGTCCTGGAAATCGTCAACGCCATCGATCGGGCGAGTGTTGATCATCAGGATCAGGTCACCGGGGCGAATCCCGGCCCGCCATGCCGCGGCGCTTTCGACCTCGGCCACCAGCACACCCCCTTCAGGGGCTTCGGCCCGCCGGCGGCGGTCTTCACCCAGGTTTTCGACGGCCAGGCCCAGCACGTTGCTGCTCGCCGGCTCCTCTTCCTCGTCACCCAGCAGCGTTTGCTCGTCTTCCTCAAGCGCGTGCAATACGACATCAAACTCGCGCTCACGGCCGTTGCGACTGACCAGCACGGTGGCCTCGGTGCCGGGCGGGTTGGCGCCCACCAGCGGCGGCAGGTCGTTCCAGGTTTCGATCGACTGGCCGTTGAAGGCCAGGATGATGTCACCCGGCTCAATGCCGGCCTCTTCCGCGGCGCTGTCGTCGGTCACGTCGTTGACCAGCGCACCCACGGGGCGATCCAGGTCCAGGGCCTCGGCCAGCTCTCGGGTCACTTCGCCCACCTGCACGCCCAGCAGGCCACGGCGCACGGTGCCATGTTCGCGCAACTGCGAGGTCGTGCTGACCGCAACATCGGCCGGAATGGAGAACGACAGGCCGATATAGCCGCCACTGGAGCTGAGAATCCACGAATTCACACCCACCACCTGGCCGTCCATGTTCAGCAGCGGGCCGCCGGAGTTGCCGCGATTAATGGCCACGTCGGTCTGGATGAACGGCACGTAGGCCTGGTTGGCATTGCTGCGCCCGGTGGCGCTGACGATACCGGCAGTCACGCTCTGGTCGAAGTTGAATGGTGAGCCGATGGCAATCACCCATTCGCCCTGGCGCAGGGCGCCCGAATCACCCCACTCCAGTGCCGGCAGGTTGGCAGCCTCGATCTTCAGAAGAGCGATATCACTGAGCGGGTCGGAACCGACCAGTTCGGCCTCGAACTCGCGCCGGTCGGCCAGGCGCACGATAATCTCGTCCGCGCCGTCAACCACGTGATGATTGGTCACCACGTAGCCACTTTCGTCAACGATGAAACCGGAACCCGCGCCGGACCGGTCCGGCTGGGAGAACCCGCGCCCATCCGGGGTGCCGAAGAAGCGACGGAAAAATTCGGGCACGTCTTCCTGTCCGTACGGCGACGGTTGTGCGTCCGGGTCGGTGTTTTGCTGGCGCAACTGGTTTTCGGCCTGGTCGCCAAACTGCGTGACCCGAATATTCACGACCGCCGGGCCGACATCCTCAACCAGCTCGGTGAAATCGGGCAGGCCGGTGACCCGGGCCTGGGCCGCGGCGGCCATCAGCAAGGCGGCGCCCAGCGCCAGCATACGCATTACGTTCTTTTCCATTTTCACGGTTGTCCTCTTCGTGAATTCAGGCTTGGATGAATCTTCAATGGTGGTTGGTGACCGCACAATCAAGCACCGGCGTGGCCACGGCCCTGATCTCGATACCCAGTGGCTCGAGCGAGCCCGGCAGCCGTCTGCGCGCCCACAGCAGCGCCACGCTGGCCGCGAGCAGGCCGGCAATGCCAGTTACGATGTCTGCCACGGCGCCATCGGTCGAAGGCGGCAGGACCAGCGCTGCGCAAAATGCCCCCGCCAGGCCAGCCAGCAATGGCAGGGCAAACAGCTGTGCGGTCATGGCCAGGAAACGGTGCTCCGGGATACACAGCCACACCGGGTCGCCCGCTCTCGCGGTCACCGTGTTAGCCAGGCTGAGTTCAACCGGCTCACAACGTAACAGGCGCCCGAAAAGACCGGCACCGCAGCCCTTTCCGGCATCGCAGGCGGTGCAACCTGACTGCCCACCAACGCGGACGATGGCCCGGTCATCGACCACGGCCACCACCCTGCCCTGCTGTTCGATCATGGCAACTCGGGCAGTTCGGAAAAGGCCTTGCCGATGCGCTTGACGGTCAGCGGCGGCACTTCGCCGATGGCGGTCACCATGCGGCCGTCGACGACTTCCGTCCAGGCGTTGGTGGTGCCCATGCGGCTCAGCCCGCCCGCGTCGGCGCGCTCGCCAGCACCGGATTCGATGTACACGGACACCGCGGCCAGGCCGTCACTGTAGACCCAGTGGGTCAGCTCGCCGCCACCGGCGCCGGGTTCACTGGCCCGTGCCACCAGCTGGTAGCCCGGCGGCAGGCCCATCGGCGCCAGCGGGGTGTCGATGACCGGCCCCGGTTTCGGTGCCGGGGACATGGGGTCACGCTGACCCAGCTCGATGAACTCTTTCTCTGCAGTACCGGATTTCAACTCGGCCACATCAACCTGGTCGCCAGTACGCAACTCGGTAAACACCAGCTTGGCCAGCAGTTTGTGCTTGGGGTTGAACAACACCCAGCGCAGCAACAGGCCGGAGTCTTCATCCAGCCACAGGTCGTAGCCATTGCGGTACTGGTCCTGCGGCACGATGCGCACCTGCTGCCCTACCCGGCCGGCGACACGGTCCTTCTTGCCCAGTTCGAAACGGTAATGCCGCTGCACCTTCCGGAAGGCCTCGACGTCGAACTCGGGGAACACGGAACCTGTGGCCAGTGCGGCCTTCATGCCCGGGTCTTCCTCACCCAGCGCGCAACGCACGCCATTGCCGTCACGGATCACCTCGCGGTGTGGGCCGGAAATCGACACCATGCGCTCGTGCACTTCACCATCGGTGTTGACATGGGTGATCCGCATCGTATCGACGTCTTCGTCGCGGACATAGACAAACGTGCCCTGGTAGCTCATCTCGCGCATGGCGGTGGCCATGCGTTCAAGCCATACCCGGGCCTCGTCACTGGTGTCCGGACCGGCATGCGCGGGCGCTACGGACAGCGCCAGCAGCATGACCAGCAGGAACCTCATGGTCATCAGGGAATTCAGTTCTGCGGGGTCTGCGAATCGACCGCGCCGGTGACCGGCGTGTCGGCGGCGTCTTCACCGGCCGCACCGTCTTCGGCCTGGTCAGCCTGCGCGGTCGACGCGGTGACCATGGGCACGTAGGAGACGAACCCCTGGCGCCCGACCGTGCCGGCGGCCCGGTTATGGCGCAGAAGGTAGCCATTCAGGCGCTGGCGTGCTTCAGCCTGGCCGTTGAACGAGGCCGGCTGCGACTCCGGCATGACGCCGAGCGGGTTGGGGCTGGCAAACGGCTGCGCGGGCTCGGTGGCCGGCGTGGTGCCCGGCGTGACGCCATTGACCGTCAGCAACACGGCCATGACCGCAACCGATGCCGCGATGGCGAACCCGGACGCCGGCTTCAGCCATGTCGGTACGCGCCTGGCCGGGGCCTGTTCGGCAGCCGCCTCGGCCGCCATTTCAGCATCGACCCGGTCCAGGTCGACGGTCAACCGGCACAGGGCCAGTTCGCCGCCCTGGCGCCGCATGCAGTCGCGGATCAGGTGATACCGCTCCCACGTTGTGCTCATTTCCGGATCCGACCCCATCCTGCGGGCGACGAACTTCGCGGTGTCCTGCGACATTTCGCCATCCATCAGGCTGGAAAGGTGTTCCAAGGTGTCCTTGTTCATAAACTGTCTGCCTACCCGTGCCTATTGGGTGATTAAAATCTATTGTGCCCCGGTGCTATTGACCATGAACCAGGGGCTTAAGTTTCTCGTCGATCGCTTCGCGTGCCCGGAAAATGCGTGAACGGACGGTGCCGATCGGGCATTCCATGGTCGTGGCGATCTCGTCATAACTCATGCCTTCGATTTCCCGCAGGATGATCGCGGTCCGCAGATCCTCCGGCAGTTCGGCGATGGCGTCATAGACGGTGCGCTCGATTTCCTCGCGCATCAGCTCGTTTTCGGGTGTACCCCGTTCCTTGAGCCGGCTGTCCATGTCGTACTGTTCCGCGTCGTTGGCGTCGATATCGCTGGCCGGCGGACGGCGGTTGCGCGCCACCAGCCAGTTCTTCGCCGTGTTGATGGCGATACGGTACAGCCAGGTATAGAACGCACTGTCACCACGGAACTTGCCAATGGCGCGGTAAGCCTTGATGAAGGCCTCCTGCGCCACGTCCTGCGCTTCCGCACCATCCGACACGTAACGCGAAACAAGGCTGACGATCCGGTGCTGGTACTTGCGGATCAGCAGGTCGAAGGCGGTCTTGTCGCCCTTCTGCACCCGCTCGACCAGCAGCTGGTCCACCTGGGCCTCGCCAAGCTTCTGCTCGTCGCCATTGTCCTGCTCGCCATCATTGGCGCGCGCCTTGTCGCTCATCTGCACTCCCCCGGAGCGACCCGTATCCCCGGCCCCAAAAGGCCCGGGCGTTGCCGTCCGTACGCTTTGCGAGGATATCATGCGGCTCCCCCACTCGTTATTCGTTGCATTCGCGTTACCTTCCAGGAATCGCTGCTTTGCTCTGACCGGGCGTGTGGCCGCAAGTTCCCGAATCGGGCGACCTCGTTTCCCACCCGGTCGATGCCTGTACGCCCATGTCCGGCAAATGCGATAATGCGCGGCTTTCCGAATTAACGAACACGCTGGGGGTTCAGCATGGATTTTCTCCGCTCTCTGGGTATCAACGACGACAACCCGGGTGCCTGCTTCGGCAACACCGAATATTCTTCCACCACCGACGCCGGGCAGGTTGAAAGCATCAACCCGTCTACCGGCGAAGTGATTGGCCGGGTCTGGTCCGCGTCCGAAGCCGACTACGAAAAGGTCATGGCAAAAGCCGTTGAAGTGGCCGCCGAGTGGCGCACCGTCCCGGCCCCGCAGCGCGGTGAAGCCATCCGCCTTTGCACCGAGGCCCTGCGCCAGCACAAGGATGCCCTGGGCAGCCTGGTCAGCCTGGAGATGGGAAAGATCAAGGCCGAGGGCGACGGCGAAGTGCAGGAGATGATCGATATCGGCGATTTCGCCGTCGGCCAGTCGCGCATGCTCTACGGCAACACCATGCATTCGGAGCGCCCACTGCACCGCATGTACGAGCAGTGGCATCCGCTGGGCGTGGTCGGCGTGATCTCCGCGTTCAACTTTCCGGTGGCCGTATGGGCCTGGAACTCTTTCCTGGCGGCCATCTGCGGCAACGCCACCGTGTGGAAGCCGTCGCCGAAGGGTGCGCTGTGCTGCGTGGCGGTGCAGAACATCTGCAACACGGCGCTTGAGGACGGTGGCTTCCCGCCGATCTTCCTGAGCTTTATCGAGGACGGCAATGCACTGGCCGAACGCTTCGTCGACGACCGCCGCGTCGCCCTGATGTCGTTCACGGGCTCCACCGCGGTGGGCCGCCAGGTGGGTGAGCGCGTTGCCGCGCGCATGGGCAAGAGCCTGCTGGAACTGGGCGGCAACAATGCCCTGATCCTGGACGCCTCGGCCGACCTGAAGATGGCCATCCCCGGCATTGTCTTTGGCGCCGTCGGCACGGCCGGCCAGCGTTGCACCACCACGCGCCGCCTGTTCGTGCACGACTCCATTTTTGACGAAGTGAAGTCCATCCTGGCCGACGCCTATGGCCAGGTGCGCATTGGCAACCCGTTGGACGCGTCCACGCTGATGGGCCCGCTCACCGACGCCGCCAGCGTCGCCCGCTACGAGGCCGCCGTGGCCGCGGCCGTCGAGGCCGGTGGCGAGGTACTGTTCGGTGGCAAGGCCATCGACGGCCCAGGCTTCTTCGTCGAGCCGGCCCTGATCGTGGCGCAGAACGACTGGGACATCGTCCAGGACGAGACCTTCGCGCCGATCCTGTACGTGATTCCGTTCAGCGACCTGGACGACGCCATCGGCATGCAGAATGACGTCAAACAGGGCCTGTCCTCGGCCATCTTCACCAACGACATCCGCAACGCCGAGCGTTTCCTGGCGGCGACGGGTTCGGACTGCGGGATCGCCAACGTCAACATCGGCACCTCCGGCGCCGAGATCGGCGGCGCCTTCGGCGGTGAAAAAGAAACCGGCGGCGGCCGCGAATCCGGCTCCGACGCCTGGAAGGCCTACATGCGCCGGCAGACGAACACCATCAACTGGGGTTCTGAGTTGCCGCTGGCACAGGGGATCAAGTTCGACCTGTAGGCGGTAGGCGTGAGGAGGAAGGCGGAAGGAGTGGAGATGTCGTGTTTGGTGTGATTCGCAAGGCGTTGTTTCAGCTGCCGGCTGAGAAGGCGCATGAACTGGCGCTGGAAGGGCTGGCGAAGAGTCATGCGCTGGGCGCGGCGAAAAGGATGTATCCGCGTGTCGACGCGCCGCTGCGGGTCATGGGGCTGGAGTTCGCCAACGGCGCCGGCCTGGCAGCCGGCATGGACAAGAACGGCGACTATATCGACGCGCTGGGCGACCTGGGTTTCGGCTTTATCGAGGTCGGCACCGTGACGCCGCGGCCGCAGCCGGGCAACCCCAAACCGCGCATCTTCCGCCTTGAAAAGGCCGGGGCGATGATCAATCGCCTCGGCTTCAACAACAAGGGCGTCGATCACCTCGTCGGCCAGGTAACCAAACGAACTTTCGATGGCGTGCTGGGCATCAACATCGGCAAGAATTTCGATACGCCGAACGAGAAGGCGGTCGACGACTACCTGGCCTGCTTCAACGCCGTCTATCCGCACGCCGACTACATCACGGTGAACATCTCCTCGCCCAACACGCGCGGCCTGCGCGACCTGCAGGGCGAAGAGGCGCTGAACCAGCTGCTGCGCACGCTGGCCAACCGCCGCCGTGACCTGGCCGGCGACCATGGCCGGCGCGTGCCGATTGCCGTGAAAGTGGCGCCGGACCTGGACAGCGAGGCCGTCACCGCCATCGCCGCGGCCGTGTCGCGACACCAGATGGACGCGGTGATCGCCACCAACACCACCATCAGCCGTGACGGCGTGCAGGGCCTGAAACACGCCGAGGAAACCGGCGGCCTGTCCGGTCGCCCGCTGCTGGAGTCGTCCACCGCAATCCTGGCCGCGCTGCGGGACGCCCTGCCCCGTGACATCGCGCTGATCGGCGTCGGTGGAATCGCCAGTGGCCGCGACGCCGCCATGAAGATCAGGGCCGGCGCCGACCTGGTGCAGTTCTACACGGGCTTCGTCTACCGCGGCCCCACCCTGGTGGCGGAAGCCGCGCGGGGCGTGAAGGCCGCGCGCGGGAACGCATGAGGCTGAAGCCCTTCAACACCCTGGGCGTCGATGCCCGGGCCGAGCACCTCATCACCCTTTCACGGCCGCAGGACCTGGCTGACACTGAATTCGACCCAGCGCGCGACCTGGTACTCGGCGAAGGCAGCAATGTGCTGCTCGCGGGTGACGTACCCGGCACGGTCATCCTGAACCGGCTTAGCGGGCGAAGAATCCTTGATGACGACGGCGATAGCGTGGTTGTCGAGGCTGCCGGCGGTGAGCGCTGGCACGACCTGGTGCGCTGGACCCTGGACCAGGGCCTAAGTGGGCTGGAAAACCTGTCACTGATCCCCGGCCTGGCCGGTGCGGCCCCGATGCAGAATATCGGCGCCTATGGCGTCGAACTGGCCGACCACCTGGTCAGCCTGGACGCCTGGGACTGGCGTACGGGCTCGATGCGTACGTTCAGCGTCACCGATTGCCGCTTCGGGTACCGTGACAGCCACTTCAAGACCGGCGAGCCCGATCGCTACCTGGTTACGGCCATACGGCTGCGGTTATCCCGGCCGTTCACACCGCGACTGGATTATCCCGGCCTGGCCACCGCGCTGGCCGAAGCCGGCATCGACAAGCCCACGGCCCGGGATGTCAGCGACGCGGTCTCCCGCGTCCGGCAAAGCAAGCTGCCCGACCCCGCCGTTATCGGCAATGCCGGCAGCTTCTTCCGCAACCCGGTCATCGAGGACGGCCTGGCCGACGACCTGCGCGGCCGTTTTGCCGGGCTGCCGGTCTATCCCGCCGCTGACGGCCAGGCCAAGCTGAGCGCCGGCTGGATGATCGAGCATTGCGGCTGGAAAGGCTTCCGCGACGGCGACGCCGGCATCTCGGAGCAGCATGCCCTGGTGCTGGTCAACCACGGCAGCGCCACCGGGCGGCAGCTGGTCGACCTGGCCTGGCGGGTACGCGACAGTGTCGCGGAAACCTTCGGCGTGACCCTTGAAAACGAACCCCGGGTGATCGAATTCCCGGGCCATGAACACTGAAACCGCAAAGACGGAGATTAATGTGCACATCACCAGAACCCCCTTGTTCATTGCCCTCGCCGCCCTGGCGCTGAGCGCCTGCAGCAAAAGCGAAGACGCCACCACCACGACAGCCGCGCCTGTTGAGCCGGCCGCCGTGGAAGCCATAGAGCCTGCGCCTGTCAGTGCCGAAACCACGGCCGATGTCGCCGCGGCTGCGATCAGTGGCGACAGCCTGATGACCAGTATCGGCGCGCTGGCCTCCGATGAATTCGGTGGTCGCGCACCAATGTCCGAGGGCGAACGCCTGACCCTGGATTTCCTCGAAGCCGAGTTCAAGGCGCTGGGGCTGGAGCCGATGTTCGGTGACAGCTACCGCCAGCCAGTGCCGCTGGTCTCCATCGAGGCCGACAGCGACACCGCGCTGACCATCACCGCCGCCGACGGCAACACCACCGTGTACGCCTACGGCGCCGATGCCGTTTTCGGCACCTCGCGCGTGGTCGAGGAAACCGGCCTGGACGCCAGCGAGCTGGTGTGGGCGGGCTACGGCATCGTCGCGCCGGAATACGACTGGAACGACTACGAGGGCCTGGATGTGGCCGGCAAGACCGTCGTGGTGCTGGTCAATGACCCGGGCTACGCCACCGGCAACCCGGACCTGTTCAACGGCAACAAGATGACCTACTACGGCCGCTGGACCTACAAGTATGAAGAGGCTGCGCGCCAGGGTGCGGCGGGCGCAATCATCGTTCACCAGACCGAGCCGGCCTCCTATGGCTGGAACGTGGTCGAGGGCAGCTGGACCGGCCCGCAGTTCCACCTGGCCAGCGCCGACGGCAACGCAGGCAACCTGGCCCTGGAAGGCTGGGTCCGGCATGAAGTCGCGCAGGAAATTTTTACTGCCGCCGGCAAGGACCTGGCCGCGATGACCGCCGCGGCAGCCGAATCGTCCGTGACGCTGGAGCCGCTTGGGGTGACCGCCACCGCACCCATTCGCAACACGCTGGAACATGCCGAATCATTCAATATCGGTGCGGTGATCCCCGGTGCCGAACGCCCCGACGAGATGTTCATCTACATGGGCCACTGGGACCACCTGGGCGTCATGCCGCATGAAGACGGCGCCGAGGGTGATTTCATCTACAACGGCGCCGAAGACAACGCCAGCGGCACCGCGGCGCTGATCGAAGTGGCTCGCGCGTTCAAGGCGCTGCCGACCGCGCCCGAGCGCACTGTCGGTTTCCTGGCCGTCACCGCGGAAGAATCCGGCCTGCTGGGTTCAAAGGCCTACGCCGCCAACCCGGCCTGGCCGATGAACAAGACCGTCGCCGGCATCAACATGGACGTGCTGAATTTCGCCGGCCTGGTGAACGACATCGAGGTGGTCGGTTTCGGCGGCTCGGAGATGGAGGACATCCTGGCCACCGAGGCGAAGCACTACGGGCGCACGCTGACCCCCGAGGCGACGCCGGAGGCCGGTTACTACTACCGCTCCGACCACTTTAACTTCGCCAAGAAGGGTGTGCCGATCCTGTACGCCAAGGGCGGCACGGTGGCCCGTGACGGCGACAGCCAGGCCATTGCCGATTACAAGGCGGCGTACCGCGCCGAGCGTTACCACGGCGTCGCCGACGAAATCATCGATGACTGGGATATCGACGCGGCGGTCGAGGACATGCGGCTGTTCTTCCGCATCGGCCTGAACGTGGCCGACAGCGACCAGTGGCCGGCCTGGAATGAAGGCAACGAGTTCAAGGCCATTCGCGACGCCTCGCTGGCCGAGTAAGCGCCGAATCCTGACGATCACATCGTACCCGCCGGGGCCATCGTGCCCCGGCGGTCATTTCCGGCGAAGCCCGCCGGACACCCCCTACTCGTTGACCACCCCGTGCGGCACATGGCCGGACGCCACGTGCGGCCGCGCCGACTCGATATGGGTGAGCTGGTCATCGAAGAAGATATCCGCGCCGAAAGCAGCCAGGAACGGCCCCTTGGACTTGCCACCCAAAAACAACGCCTCGTCGATACGGATGCCCCATTCACGCAGCGTCAGGATGACGCGCTTGTGCGCCGGCGCCGAGCGTGCCGTGACCAGCGCGGTGCGGATCGGGTTGTCTTCAATGGGGTACGCCGACTGGATCTCGTGCAGCACCTGCAACATGCGTTTGAACGGCCCGCCGTTCAGCGGCCGGCCGGCGGCCTCGCGCTCGCTTTTTGAGAATGCTTCCAGCCCCTCGGCCTGGTAGATGCGCTCGGCCTCGTCGCTGAACACCACGGCGTCACCATCGAAAGCGATACGCAGCTGCCCATTCTGGCGGCCCGAGGCCGCGCCCGGCAAGACCATCGCCGCGGCGAAACCGGCCGCGAGCACATTGCGCACGTCATCGACATGGGTCGACAGGAACAGGTCTGCGCCCAGAGCCTTCATGTAGCGGTCCGGCGGCTCGCCATTCGTGAACACCGCGCGCTCGACGTGCAACCCGTGATGCTCGATGGTGTTGAAGATGCGCAGGCCGGTATCGGCGCTGTTGCGCGAGGCCAGGATGACTTCGACGCCGGGGTGCTCGACGCCATCGTCGTTCAGGGCCAGCAGCTTCTTGACCAGAGGGAACGCCACACCGGGCGAAAGAACCTCGTCCTCGCGGTCGAGCTGGTAGCGCTGGTAGGCCTGCAGGCCCTCTGCCTCGAAGACCTCGTGGCTACGCTCCAGGTCAAACAGCGCGCGCGAGGAGATCGCCACCACCAGGGGCCGCGGGTGCAGGTTTTGTACCTTTTCGTCGTTCATGGCATTACTTTAACCGAGCTGATTCTCAAAAGCTGATAGAGTCGAAATCATGCCCCCCAGTCGCCTCGTGGCAATCTCCATACTGGCCATGCTCGCCTTCGCCGGCAACTCCCTGCTCTGCCGCGTGGCGCTGGCAGGCGGAGCCATCGATGCGGCGACCTTCACGCTGGTCAGGCTGGCTTCGGGGGCGGCATTCCTGGCCGTGCTCGTATTTCCAGGGCGGATACGGGCGGGGCTGGGCGGCGACTGGATATCAGCCGCCACTTTGTTCATCTATGCAGCGGGATTCTCGTTTGCCTATCTCGAACTGGCGGCCGCCATGGGGGCGCTGATCCTTTTCGGGGCTGTGCAGTTAACGATGATCGGTTACGGGCTATGGGTCGGTGAACGGGCCAATGGATACCAGGTAATTGGCGTCCTGCTCGCGGCCGGTGGCCTGGTATGGCTGTTGCTGCCGGGAGCACAGGCGCCTTCATTGCCGGGCGCAATGTTAATGCTGGCCGCCGGTCTCGCCTGGGGCATCTACTCACTGCGCGGACGCGGTGCTCGCAACCCCACCCGGGACACCGCCGGAAACTTCATCCGCGCCACGCTGATCGCGGCCCCTTTGGGCCTGGTCATGATCCGTGATTTCGACGTCGATGCAACCGGCATCGGCTACGCCATCGCATCAGGCGCCCTGGCCTCCGGGCTGGGTTACGCCATCTGGTACATGGCCCTGCCCCACCTGAGAGCCATGTCAGCGGCCATCATGCAACTGTCGGTACCGGTACTGACCGCTGCCGGTGGCGTACTCCTGCTCGGCGAAGCCGTTTCGACCCGCCTGGTCCTGGCCTCAGTGGCGATACTGGGCGGAGTGGCGCTGTTCCTGGTCAGCAAGCGCAAAGCAGCACCGAAGGTACCGTGAGCGCCTAGAGAAACTGCTCGTTCAGGATTCGCTCTTCCAGCGAATGGTCCGGGTCGAACAGCAGGCGCAATGAGGTATCGCGTTCTTCGTGGATATCGACCCGCGCGATATCCCTGACCTCGAAGGCGTCCGCCGTGGCGCTGACGGGCCGCTTCTCCGGGTTCAATACCTCGAAACTCACCTGCGCCGATGCCGGCAGCACGGCGCCACGCCAGCGGCGCGGCCGGAACGGGCTGATGGGCGTCAGCGCCAGCGCCTCGGTGCCCAGCGGCAGGATCGGGCCGCGTACGGAAAAGTTGTAGGCCGTACTGCCGGCCGTGGTCGACAGCAGGATACCGTCGCTGACCAGCTGCTCGACCTTGACGGCGCCATTGACCAGCACACGCAGGTGCGCGGCCTGGTTGGACTGGCGCAGCAGCGAGACCTCGTTGATGGCCAGCGCTTCGTGGATTTCGCCTGTAGTGGTTTCCGCGCGCATCTTCAGCGGGTACAGGGACACTTCCTGGGCCGCGCAGAGCCGCTCGCTTAATCCATCCTTCTCGAACCGGTTCATCAGGAAGCCGACGTTGCCGGTCTTCATGCCGTAGACCGGCAGGTCCGTCTCGATCATCCGGTGCAGGGTGTGCAGCATGAACCCATCGCCACCCAGTGCGACGATGACATCGGCCTCGGCCAGCGGCGCCTGGCCGTAACGTTCGACCAGGGCCTCGACGGCGGGGTCATCCCGCCGCCCGGGGCTGGCGACAAAGTGGATGCTGCGCCGCCCCATCAACTGTCGGCCGTGGTCAGTAGCTGGTCCAGCGAATGCACGGCAACGGAAACGGTGGCGTAATCCATGTCCGGCAGTTTACGCATATCGGCCATCATGTCCACGACCCGGTCGACCGGGCCCGCGTGCGCGGCCTTCCAGTCCGCCAGCGGGTCATCGGCCTTGCCGTGGGTGCGAATGACGATCTCGGCCAGTTCGCGGTGGTGCTCGAAAAGCTCGTCACGCAGGTTTCCACGCGCCTGGGCCTGCCAC
This genomic interval carries:
- a CDS encoding M28 family metallopeptidase; the encoded protein is MHITRTPLFIALAALALSACSKSEDATTTTAAPVEPAAVEAIEPAPVSAETTADVAAAAISGDSLMTSIGALASDEFGGRAPMSEGERLTLDFLEAEFKALGLEPMFGDSYRQPVPLVSIEADSDTALTITAADGNTTVYAYGADAVFGTSRVVEETGLDASELVWAGYGIVAPEYDWNDYEGLDVAGKTVVVLVNDPGYATGNPDLFNGNKMTYYGRWTYKYEEAARQGAAGAIIVHQTEPASYGWNVVEGSWTGPQFHLASADGNAGNLALEGWVRHEVAQEIFTAAGKDLAAMTAAAAESSVTLEPLGVTATAPIRNTLEHAESFNIGAVIPGAERPDEMFIYMGHWDHLGVMPHEDGAEGDFIYNGAEDNASGTAALIEVARAFKALPTAPERTVGFLAVTAEESGLLGSKAYAANPAWPMNKTVAGINMDVLNFAGLVNDIEVVGFGGSEMEDILATEAKHYGRTLTPEATPEAGYYYRSDHFNFAKKGVPILYAKGGTVARDGDSQAIADYKAAYRAERYHGVADEIIDDWDIDAAVEDMRLFFRIGLNVADSDQWPAWNEGNEFKAIRDASLAE
- the murB gene encoding UDP-N-acetylmuramate dehydrogenase, producing the protein MRLKPFNTLGVDARAEHLITLSRPQDLADTEFDPARDLVLGEGSNVLLAGDVPGTVILNRLSGRRILDDDGDSVVVEAAGGERWHDLVRWTLDQGLSGLENLSLIPGLAGAAPMQNIGAYGVELADHLVSLDAWDWRTGSMRTFSVTDCRFGYRDSHFKTGEPDRYLVTAIRLRLSRPFTPRLDYPGLATALAEAGIDKPTARDVSDAVSRVRQSKLPDPAVIGNAGSFFRNPVIEDGLADDLRGRFAGLPVYPAADGQAKLSAGWMIEHCGWKGFRDGDAGISEQHALVLVNHGSATGRQLVDLAWRVRDSVAETFGVTLENEPRVIEFPGHEH
- a CDS encoding quinone-dependent dihydroorotate dehydrogenase, with amino-acid sequence MFGVIRKALFQLPAEKAHELALEGLAKSHALGAAKRMYPRVDAPLRVMGLEFANGAGLAAGMDKNGDYIDALGDLGFGFIEVGTVTPRPQPGNPKPRIFRLEKAGAMINRLGFNNKGVDHLVGQVTKRTFDGVLGINIGKNFDTPNEKAVDDYLACFNAVYPHADYITVNISSPNTRGLRDLQGEEALNQLLRTLANRRRDLAGDHGRRVPIAVKVAPDLDSEAVTAIAAAVSRHQMDAVIATNTTISRDGVQGLKHAEETGGLSGRPLLESSTAILAALRDALPRDIALIGVGGIASGRDAAMKIRAGADLVQFYTGFVYRGPTLVAEAARGVKAARGNA
- a CDS encoding DMT family transporter → MPPSRLVAISILAMLAFAGNSLLCRVALAGGAIDAATFTLVRLASGAAFLAVLVFPGRIRAGLGGDWISAATLFIYAAGFSFAYLELAAAMGALILFGAVQLTMIGYGLWVGERANGYQVIGVLLAAGGLVWLLLPGAQAPSLPGAMLMLAAGLAWGIYSLRGRGARNPTRDTAGNFIRATLIAAPLGLVMIRDFDVDATGIGYAIASGALASGLGYAIWYMALPHLRAMSAAIMQLSVPVLTAAGGVLLLGEAVSTRLVLASVAILGGVALFLVSKRKAAPKVP
- a CDS encoding 5'-nucleotidase, translating into MNDEKVQNLHPRPLVVAISSRALFDLERSHEVFEAEGLQAYQRYQLDREDEVLSPGVAFPLVKKLLALNDDGVEHPGVEVILASRNSADTGLRIFNTIEHHGLHVERAVFTNGEPPDRYMKALGADLFLSTHVDDVRNVLAAGFAAAMVLPGAASGRQNGQLRIAFDGDAVVFSDEAERIYQAEGLEAFSKSEREAAGRPLNGGPFKRMLQVLHEIQSAYPIEDNPIRTALVTARSAPAHKRVILTLREWGIRIDEALFLGGKSKGPFLAAFGADIFFDDQLTHIESARPHVASGHVPHGVVNE
- a CDS encoding NAD kinase, whose protein sequence is MGRRSIHFVASPGRRDDPAVEALVERYGQAPLAEADVIVALGGDGFMLHTLHRMIETDLPVYGMKTGNVGFLMNRFEKDGLSERLCAAQEVSLYPLKMRAETTTGEIHEALAINEVSLLRQSNQAAHLRVLVNGAVKVEQLVSDGILLSTTAGSTAYNFSVRGPILPLGTEALALTPISPFRPRRWRGAVLPASAQVSFEVLNPEKRPVSATADAFEVRDIARVDIHEERDTSLRLLFDPDHSLEERILNEQFL